Proteins encoded within one genomic window of Anastrepha ludens isolate Willacy chromosome 4, idAnaLude1.1, whole genome shotgun sequence:
- the LOC128861958 gene encoding rhoGEF domain-containing protein gxcJ-like, with protein MHNNLNHSKGTIYAPCLNDVPETEIVENLSDQGVVSAYKFLKRYDGQTVASGVVLLTFDLYQLPEKLEVSWYTTKVRPYFPNPMRCKSCQILGHTTKRCNKTPVCDSCALPPHTPTPCSRTFCANCSGDHAASSKSCPKFVQMKQIITIKTEKKCSMREAIRIHKMQIPPTLNESSPSFSNITKNTCSNPQNNINTTNATNHQAEQTSRNPNNLNIIKTNNTTKGSNKNTINTSFKPASPTPTVYTLLPSTSNNNNSNPQTKQIFSTTNNANSANINANEYNANIDSTVDCVHNNSVDYYNTNPTIFSFLSQLSQLPTHPLPPVITESPPQKEE; from the coding sequence ATGCACAACAATCTTAATCACTCTAAGGGCACTATTTATGCGCCTTGTCTAAATGATGTTCCGGAAACAGAAATAGTGGAAAATTTAAGTGATCAAGGTGTTGTCTCAGCATACAAATTCCTTAAACGTTATGATGGCCAAACTGTTGCTAGTGGAGTCGTATTGCTCACATTCGACTTGTATCAGCTCCCAGAAAAACTGGAAGTCTCATGGTACACTACCAAAGTCAGACCTTACTTCCCGAACCCGATGAGGTGTAAAAGTTGTCAAATCCTTGGGCACACAACTAAACGTTGTAACAAAACCCCAGTATGCGACTCATGTGCACTTCCACCTCACACGCCAACTCCATGCTCACGTACTTTTTGCGCAAATTGCTCAGGCGATCATGCTGCCTCCAGTAAATCATGCCCAAAATTCGTTcaaatgaagcaaataattacaataaaaactgaaaagaaaTGCAGCATGCGCGAGGCTATTAGAATACATAAAATGCAAATACCCCCCACTCTTAATGAATCTTCACCCTCTTTCTCTAATATAACCAAAAATACCTGCAGTAATCCACAAAACAATATAAACACAACAAATGCAACTAATCACCAAGCAGAACAAACCTCCAGAAACCCcaacaatttaaatatcatCAAAACAAATAATACCACAAAAGGAAgtaacaaaaatacaataaatacatcATTCAAGCCGGCATCACCTACTCCCACTGTTTACACTCTTCTACCCTCCAccagcaataataacaatagtaACCCACAAACCaagcaaatattttctactACCAACAATGCTAACTCAGCAAACATAAACGCAAATGAATATAACGCGAATATCGATAGCACTGTTGACTGCGTACATAATAATTCAGTCGATTACTACAACACAAATCCAACTATTTTCTCCTTCCTTTCTCAACTTTCCCAGCTTCCCACCCACCCTCTTCCACCTGTTATTACAGAAAGCCCACCCCAAAAAGAAGAATAG